A stretch of DNA from Bacteroidales bacterium:
TCCAATCCGTGTTTTGGGCAAACCCCGAAATATTAATAAAAGAAAACAAAAACAGATAAAGAAATAAATTAAAAAAGATTATATTAAATCTTTTCATGACAAATTATTTAAAAAACATACAATATTAATTATTTTTATCAGATAAACGTAAAACCAAGGATAAGAATTTGGTAGCAGTTGGATTTTTGTCAAACTGGTTTTACCTCATTAATGTTACTGTACCGTGCAAATCATATTCCTTTTTATTGAATCCTTTGGCATAAAGAATATAATAATAGACGCCGTCAGCAGCGGGTTGATTCCCCTTAGTGTTGCCACTCCATCCTTGGGTTATGTCATCCCATTCAAATATTTTTTTACCCCAGCGGTTGTATATCGCACAACTAAATGTTTCAATTCCTTTACTTTCCATTTTGAATTCATCATTTACGCCATCACCGTTAGGAGTGAAAATATTGGGGACAACAAGTTCTGCGGGGAAAAGAACATTGATGGTAACCGTAAATGTATCAGCGCAATAATACGGGCTGCCACTGGTTACAATAAGAGTTACAACATAAGTCCCCGCCGAATCAAAGGTATGACTGGGATTTGGAATGCTGTCATAGTTATTTGCACCAGACAATGGATCACCAAAATTCCAGAAATATTCAGCTATTCCGCTTCCAGTATGATTAAATGAAACGATAAGGGGTATGTCGCCTTCAGTGGGATTGGCAATAAAATAAGCATTTACATGAATATCTGTTGAAATAACCGCGCTGCCAGTTTTGGTGCACGAATTGGCGTCAGTTACTGTAATGTTATAGTTTCCAGCGCACAAACCATTAATGTTAGCAGAAGAGGATGTGTATCCGGCAGGGCCTGTCCAATAATATGTCAAGGTACCTCCCCCTCCTGTGATATCAGCATTTATGGTTCCATCGCATTCACCCGGGCAATGCTCATTGGCGGGTGTAAGCGTAATGTTAATTTCGGGTGATTCTTGAATCTGAACCATGGTGCTTCCCGGGCAGGTATCGTTGTCAATGATATTTAGGGTGTAAAACCCTGCACCCAGTCCATCAAATGTTTGTGTGTTGTTTGCATCTTCAATATACTCAACAGGGTTGCCGCCACCGTCTAATAGAATATAATCATAAGGTGATGCACCTCCATTAACAGTAACCGTAAAACTGCCATTAGTTTGTCCTGGACAAACTCCGATATTACTTGTAATATCAAAATATAGAGACGGGCAGCTTCCACAAGAAGGTACCAGTGATGTATCGTTTATGACAAACTCGTTGTTGTCAACATCAACAACCCTGAAAGGAACAACACCCTGATATGAACCTGTAGTTCCTGTTGAATAAGTTGTCCATGTGGTAACATACACTCCGTTGCAGATAGGCGGCATGCATTGTCCCATGGGGCATCCGCTGCAATCAAGCGTTTGGGAAGATGTTTGCCAGTTATAAGGGCCCGTTCCTCCAGAAACAACAAAATTTCCATCAAGATCCTGGCATACATTCAGAGTAGCACATGTTAGAACGGTGATGGTGATTGTGCCGGAACCGCATGGTAAAGTATAAGTGATGGTATGTGTCCCAGGACCTGCGATACCGGGGTCAAAAATTCCGGTTGTGGGGTTAACGCCAGGCCCGCTCCAGGCACCGCCACCGGTGTTTGTTTCCAATTGCACGGAGGGAGCAGTATTACACATAGGTTCTACCGGACAAATATTTGCATCACAGCAATACAAAGTCATTGCAGCACAGGATGACATATTTGCGTGTTGAATGGTACCTGTACGATTGGTAGAATTTAAATCACCTGTAGTTCCGCAGAAAATAACATTGCCCCCGCTTGTTACGCCTACGTCAGAAACCTTATAAGTTGTCGCGATTTCGCTTATGTAAGTCAGGTTAGCATCATATTTCACTATCCTGTCACCAGAGCCTACGTACACATTTCCACACTCATCAATATCAATACCGCTATTACCAACCTGATATCTACCTAAAGAAGTGGTTGACTGTCCTCCAGGTATAGCAGCAGTTGTAATCACAGAGCCATCAGTAAGTGAACGCTTCTGAATTTCTGTGCCATTCTGAGTATAAACAAAATCGCGATTAGCGCGGATGGCCATGATACCCGAATTGCCATTATTAGGACGATAGTTTTCGCATTTATATGCCAGGTTATAACCACTATTATGAGCAAAAATAGTTGGCGAACTTGTCTGACATACAGAAAAATCATCATCAATGGCTCCAATGGTGTCAAGCGTGAGAAAATAATACCTTGAGTTTTGGCTTGAAGTTATTGACCTGACTTCTTCAATGATGGGAGGAAGAGCAAACATAAACCCTGCGCCAACAACTTTAACACTATTAACACTGCCATTGCTGGTATTGACATCAAAAATTGCCCCTTCCAGATTAGTCATATTTCCTGTAGTTCCACCTATAATCATTTTTGTTTGGTCACAGTTAAAAGCAATATTCCAATATTCATCAGTATTAAAAATAGGTGCAGGAGCGCTCCATTCCAGTCCGCCACTAGTATTTATTTTTTGTAAGGCTGCTATGGAACCTGATGTAACAAAACTGTTTCCGGCATTGTCAGTAATAAAAGTGCCTAGCCAGTTGCCTGCGGTATCGTATGGAGTGATATATGTCCATTGGAGAGTTCCGGAAGCATCGTATTTGAGAAGTTTCATTGGCATACAGCCGCCAATTATATATACATTTCCCGCATCATCTTTTTCACATTCCCACACTCCGTTTGAATTTGGCAAAGATGGAGTCTGGGTCCATGGGTCAATAATTACTGTTTTATTTGATTTAAAAGAAGAAATAAAGAATGAAACTGTATTTCCGTTGACAAAAAACTTTGAAGAGATTACATTTGAGTGGTTATCAGCGTAAAAAGTTAAAGGGGCGTGGTCAATAATATCACCGAAAAGAGTAACAATATGAATATCATTATTATCAGATAAAAAGGGTGTTTTGGAATAATTCATTTTAATTGAAGACAAATCTGCCCCGGGATGAAGAATTAGAGAATACTTTATGCCGTCTTCCGGATGAAAAATGTATTCAACATCAATGTTGGGATATAAGTTTTTATAAGTGATTTTTTTATAGGATTTAATGTAATTTATGTTGGTTGCATTACGGTTTTTATCTTCAAGAGTGTAACTGTAGTAATCATGTGTAACTTCAGAAGGGATAATTTCAACATTCGGATTAGCGCCTACCCAGTTCATAGCAACTACATCTGTAGAGTATTCCATTTTCAGGGCTTCCATTTCTCTTAGTTTCCACTCTTCCACAGAGGTAACCATAGCCTCCCTTTTTTTCTCCCGTTTTTCAGCTGACCAGCGGTTTATAAAACTGTATGTTACACCTTTTTTTGTGAAATAGATAACAGAAGAATTGTTGTTATAAGCAAAAAGTACAGGCTCATTGGAACCGTGAATATGGAATTGCCCCTTATTTTCAATAAAAACTTTTTGAGGTTCATACTGTACAGCCCAATCACTGTCTTGAGCAAATACATTCATTGCCAGATATAAAAATAATGTAGTAAAACAAAATGTTTTGAACAATGAGATTAAGATTTTATTCATGTTTATAAAGATTAACGGTTAAAAAATGAAGACAAAACCTTTATTTAAGATAAATTCACTAGCTTACAAATATATAAAAAATTTTAAAAACAAATCTTTGAATATTAAAAAATCAAAAAATTGAATCGTAATTTTATAACATTCCTGTCATTTAAGACAATAAAAACATAATTTTGGTTGTTTAATATTATTAATAATAAAAAATTAAAAAAAATTTTATTATATTTATTTCTTTAAGTAATGAGACACTCATAAGTTTTTTTGTTTTATTTTAATCTTATCTTTGCAAAAAAAATTGTTTTATGAAAAATTGTTTAGTATTGGTTTTAGTGTGCCTTGTTTCGCTTACAAGCATAAAAGCTCAAGATAAAGAAGACATCAAACAAAAATTTAAGGGGAAACTCACTCAGGCCGATCGGATTATTTTGGATGTTTATACGGATATATGGCTTAAATATCCTTCTGACTCCATGAATATTAATAAAATAAACAGAGGCCTTAATTTTTATTATGTTCGCGAAATACCTTTTGGAACAAGTAATTTTAGTTTTGCAGGCGGATTGGGCTTTAGTTTTCAAAATTTATACAGCGATGCCATGCCCATAAATTATACTGTTGATACTGCCGGTGTCAAAACTTTCGGGGGCAATACATATTTTACACCAATTCCGGATTCATCCATTGACAGGGCTCAGGCAATTCATTACCGTAATAATAAGTTTACAGTCGCTTATATTGACATTCCTATTGAATTTCGTTTCAGATTGAAAAATAATTCATTTAAGTTCTATGTGGGTGGAAAATTTGGTGTTATGCTGAGTAATCACTGGAAATACAATGGCGATAACTTTAATGAAAATTATCCAACCCCAACTATGAAAATTAAACAATACAATATTCCCAATGTTAGCCCGATTCGTTATGGTATTACTGTACGTACAGGTTGGAAATGGATACAGGCTTATGCTTATTATTCCTTATCAAATTTGTTTAAAAAAGGCAAAGGCCCCGAAATGTATCCTTTATCTGTTGGGTTAACTATATCCCCTTATTAATCAGTTTATTTTAAAAAGGGTTAGAATAAGAAATACCGATAACCCGATAAGATATCCAAAATAAATCTCTGTAGAAGTATGTGATTTTAATTTCATACGGGCATAAGCTATTATTCCTGATAAAAAAATAGTTCCACAAACAGGAAGTAATAAATTTAGATTCATAATGTTCGAGAAACCTGCAAAAAATCCTGTTAGTCCTCCCGCTCCCGCCATATGTACGCTGATTTTTATTTTGAAATTAAGAATCAAAATGATTATTGAAATAATGCAGGAACCCAGCAGCAAGGTGCTGTAAATACCGGGCAAATGCGTGCTAAGCAACATGCGGTAAACGATGTAATAAATAAGGGAATTAACAAGATATGGATATATCCTGTCCTCCTTATTTTCCATATACATGTTTGCAATGATTTGTTTTCTTTTTAAAATGAGGTAAATAACAAAAGGAATTACTACTGTTGAAAAGAAAAAGATGAAAAATAAGAGCATTTTTGCAGTAAAAGGAAGTATTATTGAAACATAGGTATTGATATTAAAAATAAATAAGAGTGCATAAATAGGTATAAGATTCGGGTGAAATACTAAAGAAATTATTTTAGCAAAAAGCTCTTTCATAGTGGCTTTAAAGTTCTTTTCGAAGCCGTGCAACAGGTATTTCAAGCTGTTCGCGGTATTTGGCTACGGTGCGCCGCGCAATATTGTATCCTTTATTTTTGAGTATTTTAGTCAGCTGGTCGTCTGTTAGAGGTTTTCTTTTATTTTCAGAAGCGATGCAGTCAGAAAGAATTTTTTTTACTTCACGGGTTGATACCTCTTCGCCGGATTCTGTCAGTAAAGATTCGGAAAAGAAACTTTTTAATAAAAAAGTACCAAAGGGAGTTTGAACATATTTACTGTTTACAACACGTGAAATTGTTGATATGTCAAGGTTGACTTTTTCAGCAATATCTTTTAGTATCATGGGCTTCAGTCGTGTTTCATCTCCTTCAACGAAATATTCCTTCTGATGTTCCATGATGGCTTTCATGGTGCGGAAAAGCGTATCGTGCCGTTGTTTTATCATATCAATAAACCACCTGGCGGAATCAAGT
This window harbors:
- a CDS encoding PorT family protein encodes the protein MKNCLVLVLVCLVSLTSIKAQDKEDIKQKFKGKLTQADRIILDVYTDIWLKYPSDSMNINKINRGLNFYYVREIPFGTSNFSFAGGLGFSFQNLYSDAMPINYTVDTAGVKTFGGNTYFTPIPDSSIDRAQAIHYRNNKFTVAYIDIPIEFRFRLKNNSFKFYVGGKFGVMLSNHWKYNGDNFNENYPTPTMKIKQYNIPNVSPIRYGITVRTGWKWIQAYAYYSLSNLFKKGKGPEMYPLSVGLTISPY
- a CDS encoding gliding motility-associated C-terminal domain-containing protein, whose protein sequence is MNKILISLFKTFCFTTLFLYLAMNVFAQDSDWAVQYEPQKVFIENKGQFHIHGSNEPVLFAYNNNSSVIYFTKKGVTYSFINRWSAEKREKKREAMVTSVEEWKLREMEALKMEYSTDVVAMNWVGANPNVEIIPSEVTHDYYSYTLEDKNRNATNINYIKSYKKITYKNLYPNIDVEYIFHPEDGIKYSLILHPGADLSSIKMNYSKTPFLSDNNDIHIVTLFGDIIDHAPLTFYADNHSNVISSKFFVNGNTVSFFISSFKSNKTVIIDPWTQTPSLPNSNGVWECEKDDAGNVYIIGGCMPMKLLKYDASGTLQWTYITPYDTAGNWLGTFITDNAGNSFVTSGSIAALQKINTSGGLEWSAPAPIFNTDEYWNIAFNCDQTKMIIGGTTGNMTNLEGAIFDVNTSNGSVNSVKVVGAGFMFALPPIIEEVRSITSSQNSRYYFLTLDTIGAIDDDFSVCQTSSPTIFAHNSGYNLAYKCENYRPNNGNSGIMAIRANRDFVYTQNGTEIQKRSLTDGSVITTAAIPGGQSTTSLGRYQVGNSGIDIDECGNVYVGSGDRIVKYDANLTYISEIATTYKVSDVGVTSGGNVIFCGTTGDLNSTNRTGTIQHANMSSCAAMTLYCCDANICPVEPMCNTAPSVQLETNTGGGAWSGPGVNPTTGIFDPGIAGPGTHTITYTLPCGSGTITITVLTCATLNVCQDLDGNFVVSGGTGPYNWQTSSQTLDCSGCPMGQCMPPICNGVYVTTWTTYSTGTTGSYQGVVPFRVVDVDNNEFVINDTSLVPSCGSCPSLYFDITSNIGVCPGQTNGSFTVTVNGGASPYDYILLDGGGNPVEYIEDANNTQTFDGLGAGFYTLNIIDNDTCPGSTMVQIQESPEINITLTPANEHCPGECDGTINADITGGGGTLTYYWTGPAGYTSSSANINGLCAGNYNITVTDANSCTKTGSAVISTDIHVNAYFIANPTEGDIPLIVSFNHTGSGIAEYFWNFGDPLSGANNYDSIPNPSHTFDSAGTYVVTLIVTSGSPYYCADTFTVTINVLFPAELVVPNIFTPNGDGVNDEFKMESKGIETFSCAIYNRWGKKIFEWDDITQGWSGNTKGNQPAADGVYYYILYAKGFNKKEYDLHGTVTLMR